From Scatophagus argus isolate fScaArg1 chromosome 2, fScaArg1.pri, whole genome shotgun sequence, a single genomic window includes:
- the LOC124049723 gene encoding cytochrome P450 3A40-like — MGYLLYFSAETWSLLIGFITLFFVYACWTYGTFKKMDIPGPKPIPFFGTMLSYRKGIINFDMDCHKKYGKTWGIFDGRQPILCITDPAMIKTVLIKECYSLFTNRRNFRLNGPLYDAVSIAEDDQWRRIRSILSPTFTSGRLKEMFEIMKQHSAILIRSMKKKIDKDEPLELKEFFGSYSMDVVTSTSFSVDIDSLNNPSDPFVTNIKKMLKFDFLDPLFIIVGFFPFMGPVFEKLEFSFFPASVTKFFYAALQKIKSNRETSKLKNRVDFLQLMIDSQKNNIPNGVAQNEGLSDHEILSQAMTFLFAGYETTSSSLTFLAYNLATHPHTMKKLQEEIDSTFPNKAPVEYQALMQMEYLDSAVNESLRLFPVASRLERVAKATVEIDGIVIPKNMVVMIPTWPIHRDPNVWPDPEEFKPERFSKENKETVDPYTYMPFGAGPRNCIGMRFALVMMKLALVEILQRYSFSVCKETEVPLVLKSTGLMIPNRPIKLKLVPRT, encoded by the exons ATGGGCTACCTCCTCTATTTCTCTGCTGAGACATGGAGCCTCCTGATTGGTTTcatcacacttttttttgt gTATGCCTGCTGGACATATGGAACATTTAAGAAAATGGACATCCCTGGTCCAAAACCAATCCCATTTTTTGGCACAATGCTGTCATATAGAAAG GGAATAATTAACTTTGACATGGACTGCCACAAGAAATATGGGAAAACATGGGG TATTTTTGATGGCCGTCAGCCCATTCTGTGTATCACGGACCCTGCAATGATAAAAACTGTGCTGATTAAGGAGTGTTACTCTCTCTTCACCAATCGCAGA AACTTCCGTCTGAATGGGCCACTGTACGATGCCGTGTCCATCGCCGAAGATGACCAGTGGAGGAGGATCCGCAGTATTCTCTCTCCTACCTTCACCTCAGGAAGACTTAAAGAG ATGTTTGAGATAATGAAGCAACACTCTGCTATCCTGATCAGAAGCATGAAAAAGAAGATCGACAAAGATGAGCCCTTGGAGCTGAAGGA ATTCTTTGGATCCTACAGTATGGATGTGGTAACCAGCACATCCTTCAGTGTAGACATAGACTCACTCAACAACCCCTCAGACCCCTTCGTCACAAACATCAAGAAGATGCTCAAGTTTGACTTCTTAGACCCCCTTTTCATCATTGTTG GTTTCTTTCCCTTTATGGGTCCTGTTTTTGAGAAGttggagttttcttttttccctgcaAGTGTCACAAAGTTCTTTTACGCTGCACTGCAGAAGATCAAGTCTAATCGAGAGACCAGCAAGCTGAAG AATCGAGTGGATTTCCTTCAGCTGATGATCGACTCTCAGAAAAACAATATCCCTAATGGAGTTGCACAGAATgaag GTTTAAGCGATCATGAGATCCTTTCTCAAGCCATGACTTTCCTGTTTGCTGGCTACGAAACAACCAgctcctctctcactttcctGGCTTACAATCTGGCAACACACCCTCATACCATGAaaaagctgcaggaggagatTGACTCCACCTTCCCCAACAAG GCTCCTGTTGAGTACCAGGCTTTGATGCAGATGGAATATCTAGACAGCGCTGTCAACGAGTCTCTTCGATTGTTTCCTGTTGCTTCACGTCTGGAGCGTGTGGCCAAGGCAACTGTGGAGATAGATGGCATTGTGATTCCAAAAAATATGGTGGTCATGATACCTACGTGGCCCATACACCGAGACCCTAATGTGTGGCCTGACCCAGAGGAGTTCAAACCTGAGAG GTTCAGCAAGGAAAACAAGGAGACTGTTGATCCTTACACATACATGCCTTTCGGGGCAGGTCCAAGGAACTGCATAGGGATGCGATTTGCTCTGGTGATGATGAAACTCGCATTGGTGGAGATCCTGCAGAGGTACAGCTTCTCTGTGTGTAAGGAGACTGAG GTTCCCCTTGTGTTGAAATCCACGGGTCTAATGATACCAAATCGACCAATCAAGCTGAAGCTGGTGCCACGGACTTAA
- the LOC124049713 gene encoding cytochrome P450 3A40-like isoform X2, translated as MCCRYACWTYGTFKKMDIPGPKPIPFFGTMLSYRKGLINFDVDCHKKYGKTWGIFDGRQPILCITDPAMIKTVLIKECYSLFTNRRNFRLNGPLYDGVFIAEDDQWRRIRSILSPTFTSGRLKEMFEIMKQHSAILIRSMKKKIDKDEPLELKEFFGSYSMDVVTSTSFSVDIDSLNNPSDPFVTNIKKMLKFDFLDPLFIIIGFLPFMGPIFEKLEFSFFPESVTKFFYAALQKIKSNRETSKIKNRVDFLQLMIDSQKNNIPNGVAQNEGLSDHEILSQAMTFLFAGYETTSSSLTFLAYNLATHPHTMKKLQEEIDSTFPNKAPVEYQALMQMEYLDSAVNESLRLFPVASRLERVAKATVEIDGIVIPKNMVVMIPTWPIHRDPNVWPDPEEFKPERFSKENKETVDPYTYMPFGAGPRNCIGMRFALVMMKLALVEILQRYSFSVCKETEVPLVLKSTGLLIPNRPIKLKLVPRT; from the exons ATGTGTTGCAG gTATGCCTGCTGGACATATGGAACATTTAAGAAAATGGACATCCCTGGTCCAAAACCAATCCCATTTTTTGGCACAATGCTGTCATATAGAAAG GGACTAATTAACTTTGACGTGGACTGCCACAAGAAATATGGGAAAACATGGGG TATTTTTGATGGCCGTCAGCCCATTCTGTGTATCACGGACCCTGCAATGATAAAAACTGTGCTGATTAAGGAGTGTTACTCTCTCTTCACCAATCGCAGA AACTTCCGTCTGAATGGGCCACTGTACGATGGTGTGTTCATCGCCGAAGATGACCAGTGGAGGAGGATCCGCAGTATTCTCTCTCCTACCTTCACCTCAGGAAGACTTAAAGAG ATGTTTGAGATAATGAAGCAACACTCTGCTATCCTGATCAGAAGCATGAAAAAGAAGATCGACAAAGATGAGCCCTTGGAGCTGAAGGA ATTCTTTGGATCCTACAGTATGGATGTGGTAACCAGCACATCCTTCAGTGTAGACATAGACTCACTCAACAACCCCTCAGACCCCTTTGTCACTAACATCAAGAAGATGCTCAAGTTTGACTTCTTAGACCCCCTTTTCATCATTATTG GTTTCTTGCCCTTTATGGGTCCTATTTTTGAGAAGttggagttttcttttttccctgaaaGTGTCACAAAGTTCTTTTACGCTGCACTGCAGAAGATCAAGTCTAATCGAGAGACCAGCAAGATAAAG AATCGAGTGGATTTCCTTCAGCTGATGATCGACTCTCAGAAAAACAATATCCCTAATGGAGTTGCACAGAATgaag GTTTAAGCGATCATGAGATCCTTTCTCAAGCCATGACTTTCCTGTTTGCTGGCTACGAAACAACCAgctcctctctcactttcctGGCTTACAATCTGGCAACACACCCTCATACCATGAaaaagctgcaggaggagatTGACTCCACCTTCCCCAACAAG GCTCCTGTTGAGTACCAGGCTTTGATGCAGATGGAATATCTAGACAGCGCTGTCAACGAGTCTCTTCGATTGTTTCCTGTTGCTTCACGTCTGGAGCGTGTGGCCAAGGCAACTGTGGAGATAGATGGCATTGTGATTCCAAAAAATATGGTGGTCATGATACCTACGTGGCCCATACACCGAGACCCTAATGTGTGGCCTGACCCAGAGGAGTTCAAACCTGAGAG GTTCAGCAAGGAAAACAAGGAGACTGTTGATCCTTACACATACATGCCTTTCGGGGCAGGTCCAAGGAACTGCATAGGGATGCGATTTGCTCTGGTGATGATGAAACTCGCATTGGTGGAGATCCTGCAGAGGTACAGCTTCTCTGTGTGTAAGGAGACTGAG GTTCCCCTTGTGTTGAAATCCACGGGTCTATTGATACCAAACCGACCAATCAAGCTGAAGCTGGTGCCACGGACTTAA
- the LOC124049713 gene encoding cytochrome P450 3A40-like isoform X1, with the protein MGYLLYFSAETWSLLIGFITLFFVYACWTYGTFKKMDIPGPKPIPFFGTMLSYRKGLINFDVDCHKKYGKTWGIFDGRQPILCITDPAMIKTVLIKECYSLFTNRRNFRLNGPLYDGVFIAEDDQWRRIRSILSPTFTSGRLKEMFEIMKQHSAILIRSMKKKIDKDEPLELKEFFGSYSMDVVTSTSFSVDIDSLNNPSDPFVTNIKKMLKFDFLDPLFIIIGFLPFMGPIFEKLEFSFFPESVTKFFYAALQKIKSNRETSKIKNRVDFLQLMIDSQKNNIPNGVAQNEGLSDHEILSQAMTFLFAGYETTSSSLTFLAYNLATHPHTMKKLQEEIDSTFPNKAPVEYQALMQMEYLDSAVNESLRLFPVASRLERVAKATVEIDGIVIPKNMVVMIPTWPIHRDPNVWPDPEEFKPERFSKENKETVDPYTYMPFGAGPRNCIGMRFALVMMKLALVEILQRYSFSVCKETEVPLVLKSTGLLIPNRPIKLKLVPRT; encoded by the exons ATGGGCTACCTCCTCTATTTCTCTGCTGAGACATGGAGCCTCCTGATTGGTTTCATCACACTTTTCTTTGT gTATGCCTGCTGGACATATGGAACATTTAAGAAAATGGACATCCCTGGTCCAAAACCAATCCCATTTTTTGGCACAATGCTGTCATATAGAAAG GGACTAATTAACTTTGACGTGGACTGCCACAAGAAATATGGGAAAACATGGGG TATTTTTGATGGCCGTCAGCCCATTCTGTGTATCACGGACCCTGCAATGATAAAAACTGTGCTGATTAAGGAGTGTTACTCTCTCTTCACCAATCGCAGA AACTTCCGTCTGAATGGGCCACTGTACGATGGTGTGTTCATCGCCGAAGATGACCAGTGGAGGAGGATCCGCAGTATTCTCTCTCCTACCTTCACCTCAGGAAGACTTAAAGAG ATGTTTGAGATAATGAAGCAACACTCTGCTATCCTGATCAGAAGCATGAAAAAGAAGATCGACAAAGATGAGCCCTTGGAGCTGAAGGA ATTCTTTGGATCCTACAGTATGGATGTGGTAACCAGCACATCCTTCAGTGTAGACATAGACTCACTCAACAACCCCTCAGACCCCTTTGTCACTAACATCAAGAAGATGCTCAAGTTTGACTTCTTAGACCCCCTTTTCATCATTATTG GTTTCTTGCCCTTTATGGGTCCTATTTTTGAGAAGttggagttttcttttttccctgaaaGTGTCACAAAGTTCTTTTACGCTGCACTGCAGAAGATCAAGTCTAATCGAGAGACCAGCAAGATAAAG AATCGAGTGGATTTCCTTCAGCTGATGATCGACTCTCAGAAAAACAATATCCCTAATGGAGTTGCACAGAATgaag GTTTAAGCGATCATGAGATCCTTTCTCAAGCCATGACTTTCCTGTTTGCTGGCTACGAAACAACCAgctcctctctcactttcctGGCTTACAATCTGGCAACACACCCTCATACCATGAaaaagctgcaggaggagatTGACTCCACCTTCCCCAACAAG GCTCCTGTTGAGTACCAGGCTTTGATGCAGATGGAATATCTAGACAGCGCTGTCAACGAGTCTCTTCGATTGTTTCCTGTTGCTTCACGTCTGGAGCGTGTGGCCAAGGCAACTGTGGAGATAGATGGCATTGTGATTCCAAAAAATATGGTGGTCATGATACCTACGTGGCCCATACACCGAGACCCTAATGTGTGGCCTGACCCAGAGGAGTTCAAACCTGAGAG GTTCAGCAAGGAAAACAAGGAGACTGTTGATCCTTACACATACATGCCTTTCGGGGCAGGTCCAAGGAACTGCATAGGGATGCGATTTGCTCTGGTGATGATGAAACTCGCATTGGTGGAGATCCTGCAGAGGTACAGCTTCTCTGTGTGTAAGGAGACTGAG GTTCCCCTTGTGTTGAAATCCACGGGTCTATTGATACCAAACCGACCAATCAAGCTGAAGCTGGTGCCACGGACTTAA
- the gpank1 gene encoding G patch domain and ankyrin repeat-containing protein 1 yields MATLGFTPASAQDVFSIETAEQSSSTTSAVLSGKEARDFYENLLKDGKAHGLTSSAVSETDDGREHKNKQKKRESSRRVRRVRTAETDRSQTDSVVQRSRNGESEGSQRRETSDSERLMELLGLRLLRCAQEGDISGLKDLLTKGVDINFQDTYFWTAMMCASWSGQRAAVKLLLHHGAAWVGVVDTQGRDAKDLALEAGHSEVLEELESYGRSPQQDTQSDNSAAQPQWCDMCCTEYSSSLSSHLSSTLHQFSLQRPPPTPYYCLPPSSNSYKMMVRCGWKPGTGLGPEGEGPKQPVSTVLKRDQKGLGYGRLKRAKVTHFQARDHDAVKPPFKDSEKREGKGQRKEEHRRKEQKHKNWERDFRASFYL; encoded by the exons ATGGCTACCTTAGGCTTTACTCCTGCCAGCGCACAGGATGTTTTCAGCATTGAAACAGCCGAGCAGTCTAGCTCTACAACAAGCGCTGTACTTAGTGGGAAAGAAGCTAGGGACTTCTATGAAAATTTACTGAAAGATGGTAAAGCGCACGGTTTAACAAGCAGTGCAGTTAGCGAGACAGATGATGGCAGGGAGCATAAgaataaacagaagaagagagagtcTAGTAGAAGAGTGAGGAGAGTCAggactgcagagacagacaggagtcaAACCGACTCTGTGGTGCAGAGAAGCAGAAATGGTGAAAGTGAAGGCAGCCAAAGAAGAGAGACAAGTGACTCGGAGAGATTGATGGAGCTCCTGGGGCTCAGGTTGCTGCGCTGTGCCCAGGAGGGGGACATCTCTGGGCTCAAAGACCTGCTCACAAAGGGGGTCGACATCAACTTCCAG GACACTTACTTCTGGACTGCGATGATGTGTGCGAGCTGGTCAGGACAAAGAGCCgctgtgaagctgctgctgcatcacGGAGCAGCCTGGGTTGGAGTGGTTGATACACAGGGCAGGGATGCCAAAGACCTGGCACTGGAAG CTGGCCACAGTGAGGTATTGGAGGAGTTGGAGAGCTATGGAAGAAGCCCACAGCAGGACACACAATCTGATAACAG TGCTGCCCAGCCTCAATGGTGCGATATGTGTTGCACAGagtacagcagcagcctgtcatCACATCTCTCCTCCACTCTTCATCAGTTCAGTTTGCAACGTCCTCCACCCACCCCCTACTACTGTTTGCCCCCCTCCAGCAACAGCTACAAAATGATGGTCCGTTGTGGCTGGAAACCAGGGACGGGGCTGGGACCAGAGGGTGAGGGACCTAAACAGCCAGTGTCAACTGTGCTGAAGAGAGACCAGAAAGGCCTGGGCTATGGACGATTAAAAAGAGCCAAAGTTACGCACTTCCAAGCCCGAGATCATGATGCAGTTAAACCACCCTTTAAGGATTCAGagaagagggaaggaaaaggacaaagaaaggaagaacaCAGGAGAAAGGAGCAAAAACATAAGAACTGGGAAAGAGATTTTCGGGCTTCTTTTTATCTTTGA
- the LOC124049753 gene encoding zinc finger protein 585A-like, which yields MGEVTVEVDEEVTKQDLSLEPLPEPLLIILSPPPPFLPVPGEPTMVWHKWLKAFEHYVEALGENELTDSSKSVLLRNCLGLEGQRIFKTLMQSETTYAAAISVLALYFSSDHCSQRYRLKFHQRAQMPGETVDQFLSALEQLLRPCNYGDLQDKLILDQLIEKTNNPQLKERLLLERGSLTLDKALLISKEVESALNDSELFGVHEVSVDIGDDLDPPVQRKAKRGRPRRGERRPNNKTNPHSTKTLTRSSRYKDDYYYINDKLYYSGNNEDKYKNVDKSEIPHHKSCIKEDDDNGALSLEGPEEGCDKASDGADDADDDEDEEFVVSSNKLKGPNCPFCIDRRFRDANKLARHMRTHTKEKPFICPICAITFSQSYHMTRHMKNQHGAGPHVCSSCGESLGSFAELQSHKRTHTSQVLSCPDCHEQFSNNEVFISHILSHGKDQFTQTEEQRSQPSDDLKNQESVNSCIKDNEESDYCNAAENDADSGTSDSQDKGSEVRVKTEVRGASEAKSEHGRSQKEKDTSVTKTRGHFCPICVGRRFRGPNKLARHMRTHTKEKPFTCPVCAMTFSQSYHMTRHLRNQHDLGQYICSKCGESSSSWLELRAHKKTHAVEGLTCLACDKQFKEKAALASHLKVHEKVQSSSPRSLICGDCGKVFGRMYHLKRHIMTHRKGSNNECYTCPDCQKSFAFPEDLNKHLEIHVKENNGTCPKCNETFGSPEELETHMKVHEKCYACSTCGKKFKVEYALKKHEQGHQDEQYYCSLCRKRFIKLSHYKRHIMVHDRRESRCPHCDSVFLKLTALKYHLRTHTEERPYQCTCCIETFEEKEDLEQHCLKHRKFKRERPYSCTRCDYAFSTLIELTEHMSSHEGEQPSNCPVCGRTFLNKNKLEKHLSIHTGERPHLCSICGNGFPSAASLKLHVHIHTGEKPFQCTQCSKSFRSSSGLRLHSRQHMEVRPSYECPECGRTYGRMTELKMHQRYHTGDKPYACTCCSKRFISKDKLNVHMRIHTGERPYSCPHCGQTFTQTGDRNRHISKFH from the coding sequence ATGGGTGAAGTGACTGTGGAAGTAGACGAGGAGGTGACAAAACAGGACTTGTCATTGGAGCCACTTCCAGAGCCACTACTGATAATCCtttcaccacctccacctttctTACCTGTCCCTGGTGAACCGACCATGGTTTGGCATAAGTGGCTTAAAGCTTTTGAACACTACGTCGAAGCTCTCGGTGAAAACGAACTCACCGACAGCAGTAAGAGTGTGCTGCTGCGGAACTGCCTTGGCCTCGAGGGCCAGCGTATCTTCAAAACACTCATGCAGAGCGAAACCACGTACGCAGCAGCCATCTCAGTGCTGGCACTTTACTTCAGCTCTGATCACTGCTCACAGAGGTACCGCCTTAAATTTCATCAGAGGGCTCAGATGCCTGGAGAGACTGTAGATCAGTTTCTGTCTGCGTTAGAACAACTTCTGAGGCCTTGCAACTATGGAGACTTACAAGACAAACTTATCCTGGATCAGCTgattgagaaaacaaacaacccaCAACTCAaagagaggctgctgctggaaagAGGAAGTCTGACCTTGGACAAGGCGTTGCTCATCAGTAAAGAGGTTGAATCAGCTTTAAATGACTCTGAACTGTTTGGTGTTCATGAAGTCAGTGTGGACATTGGAGACGATTTAGACCCACCTGTTCAAAGGAAGGCCAAAAGAGGACGGCCTCGGCGCGGGGAGAGAAGACCgaataacaaaacaaacccacacTCAACTAAAACCCTGACAAGATCATCTAGATACAAAGATGATTACTATTACATCAATGATAAGTTATATTATAGTGGTAATAATGAAGATAAATATAAGAATGTTGACAAGTCTGAAATTCCTCATCATAAATCCTGCATTAAAGAAGATGATGACAATGGAGCCTTGTCATTAGAGGGCCCAGAGGAAGGCTGCGACAAAGCTAGTGATGGtgctgatgatgctgatgatgatgaagatgaagaattTGTCGTTTCTTCAAATAAACTAAAAGGTCCTAACTGTCCCTTCTGTATTGATCGACGCTTCAGAGATGCAAACAAGCTTGCCAGAcacatgaggacacacacaaaggagaaaCCGTTTATCTGCCCCATCTGCGCCATAACCTTCAGTCAGTCCTATCACATGACCCGACACATGAAGAACCAGCACGGTGCAGGCCCTCACGTCTGCTCGTCTTGTGGGGAAAGTTTGGGAAGctttgcagagctgcagagtcaCAAGAGGACGCACACATCACAGGTACTGTCGTGTCCCGACTGTCACGAACAATTCAGTAATAACGAAGTGTTTATTAGTCATATCTTGTCACATGGCAAAGACCAGTTTACCCAAACAGAGGAACAGAGGTCCCAGCCAAGTGATGACTTGAAAAACCAAGAATCAGTCAACTCATGTATCAAGGATAATGAGGAGAGTGATTATTGCAATGCTGCTGAGAATGATGCAGATTCTGGTACTAGTGATTCTCAGGATAAAGGCTCTGAAGTTAGGGTTAAGACTGAAGTTAGGGGCGCCAGTGAAGCCAAATCTGAGCATGGACGtagtcagaaagaaaaagacacctCTGTGACTAAAACGAGAGGACATTTCTGCCCCATTTGTGTTGGCAGGCGTTTCAGGGGGCCAAACAAACTCGCCAGACACATGAGGACTCACACAAAGGAGAAACCGTTCACCTGTCCGGTCTGCGCTATGACTTTCAGCCAGTCCTACCACATGACTCGACACCTGAGGAACCAGCACGACTTAGGTCAATACATCTGCTCTAAATGTGGGGAAAGTTCCAGCAGCTGGCTGGAACTGAGAGCACACAAAAAGACTCATGCTGTTGAAGGCCTGACGTGTCTTGCATGTGACAAACAGTTCAAGGAAAAGGCTGCACTTGCCAGTCATCTCAAAGTACACGAGAAGGTCCAGTCCAGCAGCCCTAGAAGCCTCATTTGCGGCGATTGCGGCAAAGTATTTGGTCGAATGTATCATCTGAAAAGACACATAATGACCCATCGCAAAGGATCAAACAACGAGTGTTACACGTGTCCTGATTGTCAGAAGAGTTTTGCCTTCCCAGAGGACCTCAACAAGCACTTGGAGATtcatgtgaaagaaaacaatggGACTTGTCCGAAATGTAACGAAACCTTCGGTAGTCCAGAAGAACTGGAGACACACATGAAGGTTCATGAAAAGTGTTACGCCTGCAGCACCTGTGGGAAGAAGTTTAAGGTCGAGTATGCGCTGAAGAAGCATGAGCAAGGCCACCAAGATGAACAGTATTATTGTTCGTTGTGCCGCAAACGCTTCATCAAGCTGTCTCACTACAAGAGGCACATTATGGTCCACGATAGACGGGAATCTAGATGTCCCCACTGTGACAGCGTCTTTCTAAAGCTGACAGCTCTAAAGTATCACCTGCGGACTCATACAGAAGAAAGACCATACCAGTGCACCTGTTGTATCGAGACCTTTGAGGAGAAGGAAGATCTGGAGCAACACTGCCTCAAGCACAGGAAGTTCAAGAGGGAAAGGCCATACTCGTGCACTCGGTGTGATTACGCTTTCTCTACGCTCATTGAGCTGACGGAACATATGAGCTCACACGAGGGAGAGCAGCCATCAAACTGCCCCGTCTGCGGTAGGACTTTTCTGAATAAGAACAAGCTGGAGAAACACCTGAGCATCCACACGGGGGAGAGGCCTCACCTCTGCTCCATCTGCGGCAACGGCTTCCCCTCGGCTGCAAGCCTCAAGTTACACGTTCACATCCACACCGGAGAGAAACCCTTCCAGTGTACGCAGTGCAGCAAGAGCTTCAGGTCGTCCAGCGGGCTGCGGCTGCACAGTAGACAGCACATGGAGGTGCGTCCCAGCTACGAGTGCCCCGAGTGCGGCAGGACTTACGGCCGCATGACGGAGTTGAAGATGCACCAGCGCTATCACACGGGGGATAAACCGTACGCCTGCACCTGCTGCAGCAAACGCTTTATTagcaaagacaaactgaacGTTCACATGAGGATTCACACAGGGGAGAGGCCGTACTCCTGCCCCCACTGTGGGCAGACATTTACACAGACtggggacagaaacagacacatcaGTAAATTTCACTAA